From a region of the Synechococcus sp. PCC 7502 genome:
- the gcvH gene encoding glycine cleavage system protein GcvH: MFVYPDDLKYTDSHEYIRLEGNVATIGITAFAIDQLGDVVFIELPEVGETISKGLPFGSVESVKAVGDVYAPITGKVLAVNHDLADSPETIGNDPYGDSWMIKVEVEDLSELDSALSAADYSSKVEGQ; this comes from the coding sequence ATGTTTGTCTATCCTGACGATCTAAAGTACACCGACTCCCATGAATATATACGTCTGGAGGGTAATGTCGCAACAATTGGAATTACTGCCTTTGCGATCGATCAACTGGGTGATGTGGTGTTTATTGAATTACCTGAAGTTGGTGAAACTATTAGTAAAGGGTTACCCTTCGGCTCTGTGGAATCAGTAAAGGCTGTGGGAGATGTATATGCGCCCATAACTGGTAAGGTGTTAGCAGTAAATCATGACTTAGCTGACTCGCCCGAAACCATTGGTAATGATCCCTATGGTGATTCATGGATGATTAAAGTTGAAGTAGAAGACTTGAGCGAACTAGATTCTGCCCTATCAGCAGCAGATTACAGCAGTAAGGTAGAAGGACAGTAA
- the galE gene encoding UDP-glucose 4-epimerase GalE — MNNPNPKILVTGGAGYIGCHAVSALQKAGYEVLILDNLVYGHRYIAEEVLKAELIVGDTSDRPLLDQIFSTHNIAAVMHFAAYAYVGESVTNPAKYYRNNVVGTLTLLEAMVEANVNQFVFSSTCATYGEPNQVPIPESHPQNPINPYGMSKLMVEHILKDFDTAYNLKSVAFRYFNAAGADPEGKMGEDHNPETHLIPLILATALEQRDHISVFGSDYPTPDGTCIRDYIHVNDLADAHVLGLEYLRKGGETTAFNLGNGNGYSVKEVIETAKKVTQKPINVVISDRRAGDPPVLVGSSDRARNILGWQPQYADLEKILKHAWYWANR; from the coding sequence ATGAACAATCCCAACCCTAAGATTTTAGTGACTGGTGGTGCTGGCTATATTGGTTGTCATGCTGTATCGGCATTACAAAAGGCTGGTTATGAGGTTTTAATCTTAGATAATTTGGTATATGGACACCGTTACATTGCCGAAGAAGTCCTTAAGGCAGAATTAATTGTGGGAGATACAAGCGATCGCCCATTATTAGATCAAATTTTCTCAACCCATAATATTGCTGCGGTGATGCACTTTGCTGCCTATGCCTATGTGGGGGAGTCGGTGACTAATCCTGCCAAATACTATAGAAACAATGTGGTTGGTACCCTAACTTTACTAGAGGCAATGGTGGAGGCAAATGTTAACCAGTTTGTATTTTCTTCCACCTGTGCTACCTATGGAGAGCCAAACCAAGTTCCCATTCCTGAAAGCCATCCCCAAAACCCCATTAATCCCTATGGCATGAGTAAATTAATGGTGGAGCATATACTTAAAGATTTTGATACTGCCTATAACCTCAAGTCCGTAGCATTTCGTTATTTTAATGCAGCGGGTGCTGATCCAGAGGGCAAAATGGGTGAAGATCACAATCCAGAAACCCATCTAATTCCTTTGATTTTGGCAACTGCCCTCGAACAAAGGGATCATATTTCTGTGTTTGGCTCAGACTACCCTACCCCTGATGGGACCTGTATTCGGGATTATATCCATGTTAATGACTTAGCTGATGCCCATGTTTTAGGCTTAGAGTATTTACGCAAAGGTGGAGAAACTACAGCTTTTAACCTTGGTAATGGGAATGGCTATTCTGTTAAAGAAGTAATTGAGACAGCTAAAAAAGTTACGCAAAAACCTATTAATGTCGTGATTAGCGATCGCCGTGCGGGAGACCCACCTGTATTGGTTGGTAGTAGTGATAGAGCCAGGAATATTCTAGGATGGCAGCCTCAATATGCTGATCTAGAGAAAATTCTTAAACACGCATGGTATTGGGCAAATCGTTAA
- the petN gene encoding cytochrome b6-f complex subunit PetN — translation MDILTLGWVGLLAVFTLSIAFVVWGRNGL, via the coding sequence ATGGACATTTTAACTTTAGGCTGGGTTGGTCTTTTGGCAGTGTTTACCCTTTCCATTGCTTTTGTGGTTTGGGGACGGAACGGTTTGTAA
- a CDS encoding CCA tRNA nucleotidyltransferase produces MFDLNELQIPAYLVGGWVRDRLFNRTSKYLDLDFVLPEQVVETARRIAKNHGAGFVLLDAERQIARVVFKDGTADFAQQMGNSIIDDLGCRDFTMNAIAIDCAELSTSIISQIKYLPKLIDPFSGQADIESRQIRMLRESNLRADPLRILRAYRQAAQLGCEIEPITRRCLIQIAPSLENTAAERVRTELSYLLALGESGSRWLSLAIDDGILGAWIPTKNLMMERFKLIDGAIAEVIEQWQELDDYFNQILSSDHSVTVIIKLAAISNSATALTSLGFSRLEQRWIVTLMRYLPIFLNYLDLDQSMVSASQQYQLFMAIKEMFPALSILAIASGKSLISVIPWLNRWLAPNDPIAHQIPLINGDDLKNELGLKSGAKIGDVLNQLKLAQVEQVITNHENAIAYAKTLI; encoded by the coding sequence ATGTTTGATCTTAATGAACTACAAATACCTGCCTATCTAGTCGGTGGGTGGGTGCGCGATCGCCTTTTTAATCGAACTTCTAAGTACTTAGATTTAGATTTTGTGTTACCTGAGCAGGTTGTAGAAACGGCAAGGAGAATCGCCAAAAATCATGGAGCAGGGTTTGTGTTATTGGATGCAGAGCGACAAATTGCCCGTGTGGTCTTCAAGGATGGGACGGCAGACTTTGCTCAACAAATGGGAAATTCCATCATTGACGATTTAGGGTGCCGAGACTTTACGATGAATGCGATCGCCATTGATTGCGCCGAACTTTCTACAAGTATCATTAGCCAGATTAAATATTTACCAAAATTAATCGATCCGTTTTCAGGGCAGGCAGATATTGAGAGTAGGCAGATACGGATGCTTAGGGAGTCAAACCTGCGGGCAGACCCTCTCAGAATTTTACGCGCCTATCGTCAAGCTGCTCAACTTGGCTGTGAAATTGAGCCTATAACCCGAAGATGTTTAATTCAGATTGCTCCATCTTTAGAAAATACTGCGGCGGAGCGGGTACGCACAGAACTAAGTTACCTATTGGCATTGGGTGAATCTGGAAGCAGGTGGCTCAGTTTAGCTATTGATGACGGGATTTTAGGGGCATGGATACCAACTAAAAACCTAATGATGGAGCGATTTAAGCTCATAGATGGGGCGATCGCCGAAGTCATAGAGCAATGGCAGGAACTAGATGATTATTTTAACCAGATTCTAAGTAGCGATCACTCGGTTACAGTCATTATTAAACTTGCCGCAATTAGTAACAGTGCTACGGCATTGACATCATTGGGGTTTAGCCGACTCGAACAACGCTGGATCGTGACTTTAATGCGGTATTTACCAATATTTTTAAATTATTTAGATTTAGATCAAAGTATGGTGTCTGCTAGTCAGCAGTATCAATTATTTATGGCTATCAAGGAAATGTTCCCAGCTTTGAGTATTTTGGCGATTGCCTCTGGCAAATCTTTGATTAGTGTCATTCCGTGGCTAAATCGATGGCTTGCTCCTAATGATCCGATCGCTCACCAAATTCCCCTGATCAATGGCGATGACTTAAAAAATGAACTGGGCTTAAAGTCTGGGGCAAAAATTGGCGATGTATTAAACCAACTAAAATTGGCACAGGTTGAGCAAGTTATTACTAATCATGAAAATGCGATCGCCTACGCCAAAACGTTAATTTAA
- a CDS encoding Npun_R2479 family HD domain-containing metalloprotein has product MFNVTALLIDDFVRQLTSGYSRTFGGYKHDFAEIIAWAGSMALENIATSDALYHNVEHTILVTLVGQEILRGKHIREGKVSPEDWLHFIISLVCHDIGYVKGVCRQDQGGRYATGVNNCLVDLPIGASDASLTPYHVDRGKLFILERFGGHSLIQAEKIIDNIELTRFPVPETSDRQDTSSYKGLVRAADLIGQLSDPRYLNKIGALYYEFEETGVNKVLGYDHPGDLRRDYPKFYWTSVYPFVKDALYYLSLTQQGQEIMAHLYANVFVVEHEKLYVS; this is encoded by the coding sequence ATGTTCAACGTCACCGCCCTTTTAATTGATGACTTTGTCAGGCAACTAACATCGGGATATAGTCGCACCTTTGGGGGCTACAAACATGACTTTGCGGAAATTATTGCTTGGGCAGGAAGTATGGCTTTAGAAAATATCGCCACCAGTGATGCCCTTTACCATAATGTTGAACATACAATTTTGGTTACCCTAGTCGGTCAGGAAATTTTACGCGGAAAGCATATTCGCGAGGGGAAAGTATCTCCGGAGGATTGGCTGCATTTTATTATTTCCTTGGTATGCCATGACATTGGCTATGTCAAAGGAGTATGTAGGCAGGATCAAGGTGGGAGATATGCCACAGGAGTTAATAATTGTTTAGTAGATTTACCCATTGGCGCATCCGATGCCAGCCTAACCCCCTATCATGTTGACCGAGGTAAGTTATTCATCCTTGAGCGTTTTGGTGGACATAGTTTAATTCAAGCTGAAAAGATTATTGATAACATTGAACTTACCCGATTTCCCGTCCCCGAAACTAGCGATCGCCAAGATACTAGTAGCTATAAAGGACTGGTAAGAGCCGCAGACCTAATTGGACAACTGAGTGATCCTCGCTACTTAAATAAAATTGGGGCATTGTATTACGAGTTTGAAGAAACAGGGGTAAATAAAGTTTTGGGGTATGACCATCCGGGCGATCTGCGCCGAGATTACCCGAAGTTTTACTGGACAAGTGTCTATCCATTTGTGAAGGATGCGTTGTACTATCTTTCCCTAACCCAACAGGGACAGGAAATCATGGCTCATCTGTATGCCAATGTATTTGTGGTTGAGCATGAGAAGCTATATGTATCTTGA
- a CDS encoding ATP-binding protein — MAVTSIEAHTAYTLCFDSTLYTSPILDLLLADVPEEWHFILRLGLQEALVNAVKHGNQLDSSRQVTIEFFMSAESYHWVVKDQGTEIKALPEPQAPCLEAECGRGVYIMHQIFDYVYWNQNERQLHLRKQVKSSFAIAC; from the coding sequence GTGGCTGTTACATCAATTGAGGCGCATACTGCTTACACGCTTTGTTTTGATTCTACACTTTACACTAGTCCTATCCTAGACTTGCTACTAGCAGATGTTCCCGAAGAGTGGCATTTTATCCTGAGGTTAGGACTCCAAGAAGCTTTAGTAAATGCAGTTAAGCATGGTAATCAACTAGATAGTTCCCGGCAAGTAACGATAGAATTCTTTATGTCAGCCGAATCCTATCACTGGGTTGTTAAGGATCAAGGTACTGAAATCAAGGCTTTACCTGAACCTCAAGCTCCCTGCTTGGAAGCAGAGTGTGGCAGAGGAGTGTATATTATGCACCAGATTTTTGATTATGTATATTGGAATCAAAATGAACGCCAACTGCATCTCCGCAAACAGGTAAAATCAAGTTTTGCCATTGCCTGCTAG